The Desulfomicrobium macestii genome includes the window GGCAACAGGAGAGAGGCTTTCGAAACGCTGGACAAGCCGGCACTCCTGCCGCTGCCGTGCGCCCCTTACGTCTTTGCCGAGTGGAAGCAGGCCACTGTCAACATCGACTACCATGTCGAAGTAGACGGGCATTATTACTCCGTGCCGTGCAGCCTCATCAAAAAACGTATCGACGTCCGGATCACGGCCACCACCGTTGAATGCTTCCACAAGGGCCAACGTGTGGCTGCTCATCCCCGGTCCATGCAGAAAGGACGGCATACGACCGTCATGGAGCACATGCCCAAAAGTCACCAAGAGTACGCGGGCTGGACCCCGGAGCGCCTCGCGCAATGGGCGCTAACGCTCGGCCCCAATGTCTCTGCGTTGACGGAAGCCATCATGGGTTCACGCAAACACCCCGTACAGGGCTACAGATCCTGCCTGGGCGTCATCGGCCTGGCCAAGGAGCACGGTTCCGCACGCCTGGACGCGGCCTGTGAGCGGGCACTGCATTTGGGTGCCCTTTCCCAGAAAAGTCTCAAGTCCATCCTCAAGACCGGCCTGGACCGTCTGCCGTTGCCGCTCCACAACGCCGACCAGACTTCCATACCCCACGACAACGTGCGTGGCCCGGAATACTACCGCAAGGAGGCCTCATGCTAAGCCATCCAACCTCGCAGACTCTCAATGCCCTCGGCCTTGGCGGCATGGCCAAGGCTCTGGAGGAACAGCGGGCCATGCAGGGCATCGAAGAACTGTGCTTTGAAGAGCGCCTGGCGCTTCTCATCGACCGCGAAAAACTGCACCGCATGAACCGCCGTCTTACGACCCGGTTAAAGAAAGCAAAACTCAGGCACGCAGCCTGCTTCGAGGATATCGACCTTCACTCGCCAAGGGGGCTCGACAAGACCTTGGTCATGAGTCTGGGCTCCTGCTCCTGGGTCGGCAAAGGATACAACGTGCTCATCACCGGGGCGACGGGCGTAGGGAAGAGCTTCCTGGCCTGCGCCCTGGCTCACAAGGCCTGCCTGGAAGGCTTCGACGCCTTGTACATGCGCTTGCCTCGGCTCATGGAGGATCTACTGATCGCCAAGGCCGATGGCCGGTACGGAAAGCTCATGCGGTCCTTTGCTAAAACCCCTTTGCTCGTGATCGATGACTGGGGGTTGACCCCGATGACTCCGGCCACATGCAGGGAACTGCTTGAACTGCTCGAAGACCGCCACGGCAGGCACTCGACCATCGTCACCAGCCAACTGCCAGTGGCAGCCTGGCACGAGTACCTCGCTGATGCGACCGTGGCTGACGCTATCCTCGACCGCCTTGTACACAACGCCTACCAGCTCAACCTCAAAGGAGAATCCATGCGGAAGATGAAATCCATCATTGACCCCAACTGACCAGTTCCCATAGCGTCCCAAAACCAGCATCGCTTCGCTCCGATTCTCTGGTCAGTTTCAGCCGGAACGGGTGGGCGGTTTCCCGTGGAATCACTGGTCAGTTTGTCCGGAATGCGCAAACTCTTGTAATTTATGTTTGTTATTAGCCAGAAACTGTTCGAATCCAGTCCTGCATCCTGAGCCTTTTTCACTCAGTATGAGGCGGTGCTTCCTCAGTTGCTTCAAGTTGATAATTTCAGTAGGCGGCGATGTTTTGCTTGATTCGAACCATATTAGTGGAACTTCCATCAGTTTTTGCTTGTGCAGGTCCCGCGAAAATCTGCGTTTGGGTTCAAGACCAGTCACGCCGATGTCAAAGTTTCCTGCCAAAAGTCCGTTGAACACTTCTTCACATTTGGTGATGGAAAGAGTTAGCTTGGCTTGAGGGTAACAATCTCTAAAGGCTGATAATCCGATTGGAAGAAGTTGCTCACCAGCAATGCAGCAGGCTCCAATATGTAATTCTCTAAGATGGCCAGCGCTGTATTTTTCCATATCCTGGATGAGTGTTTGTTGAACTCTCATCAATGCTTCGGCATGCTGGCAAAGATTTTCTCCGGATTCTGTAAGCCGGATGCGGTCAGAATGGGCGCGTATGAAAAGTGATGTCTGGAAAAGCTGTTCAAGTTTCTGGATTTGGAGGCTGACAGCCGGTTGAGATAGAAATAGTGCTTCTGCGGCCTTGGTAAAGCTTTCGACCTCTGCAACCTTCAAAAAGACTTTCATGGAGAATAGACTTAAATCCATCTTTATTTTTTAACAGAGATCAGAATGTATGTCTACAGTGTCCCTCCAGAAATCATGTTCAATCAACTTTTCCAGACATTTTTGACATAAAACCTGTAGCTTTTGGGTATCCGAGTATTAAAATCGGAAACTTGTCGATGGCTGTCCATATAAAAATCCATAGCTACGAAACAACCTGCGGCGGAGAAGTGGGCTCTTTGATTATTTGCCTTGATGAGGGTCTCCGTGGCATTGTACGCAGTTCATTTTTGAAAGCACATTCACATTTTCCCCGTTTTCTCCGTGGCAAGAGTTGCAGCTGGTGGCGACTGACGACTGTGCATACAGAGGTTTGAATTTTTTATCGTAGTTGTCGTTCAATATCTGGATGGCATAGGCAACCGAATCTCCAGTCAAGCGAGCACAGCGTTCCTTGCGATCGGTGCAGGTGATTTGTTCTCCGGTTTTCATGCACCAGTTTGTGGAAGAAACATGACACAAAGGTGAACCACTTTTGCATGGCGGGATAATCTGGTCGCATTTGTTGATTCCGTACAGTTTTTCAACAGCATATTGGTTGCTTAAATCTGTAGGTAGCATTGTGTCGGAGTACCATGCAAAAAGTTCGTTAACCAACATATCCGCGGTTTTCTTGTCGCAGACCAGTGAAATGGCTGCTGCTGCACCGTTCAGTGCGCCGCACAGCATCCCCCATCCCACGCCGCCTCCATGCCCGTAGATCATCAACTCCGTCGGCAGGCTGTAATACGGTTCGCCTACTTCGGCTCGAAGCGCGGTAATTATTGGATGAAAACCGGCATATGAGCATCCCTTTCCGCTCCAGTAGCTGTCATGCCCGAGTTTGCGGCAAAATTCCGGATCAAGTTTGGCGTAAGGCCACGGCCATGCGTGGGGCTGCGCGGTTGCTGCAAACAACTTATGAGGTGCTATCGCCTGCAGTCCGGTAGCAGCCACGGCAGCACCTGCCGCCGCTGCAGTTCCGTATTTGAAGGATTGTCGTAAGAACTGTCTTCTGGATGTGATCGCGTTCATATCGTCCTCCTTTTTTGGATGATGTTAATTTTTTTAGCTTGTTCGCGAAGTAATACAAATTAAAAATTTTAATGAGCATATAGAGTTATAAACAAATTCAATGTCCTTATCTGATTGTCCGCTGTTCTGTTTATTGTAGATATCAAGCCCGTCCTGAAAATGCTAAAAAAGTCCATGGAGTATAAGGCTGTACAGGCCAAGCAATGAATCAAGAAATGTAGAGGAGCGCAGAGGAGGCGGATCAGAGAGGTGCCGGGGCAGATTTTGAATCTTGAATTTTACCAGATACTTTCCGCTTCATGGCCAGGCAAATTCAATCCAAATCAAGACAAGGGATTTCAGTTTGCACGCTGAAATCCCTTATTTTTTGGTGCGCTGTGCTTTTGCTTCATCGGCCAGAACCCGGCCATTCAGGATGAAGTCATTCGGTAACGGGCGTTTTTTTTGTTTACGTACGCATGGCCCGACCGGGACCTTATAAGTATGTATGACAAAAGAAGTAGTTGCCGTTGGTGCAACTTTTCTTGTAGCGGATGTGCGAAAAGAAATTGCATGCTTTGATGAATGTGAAGGTCAATGCTGGAACTGTCTTCCTGTGTCCGTTTGATGAAGATGAGAAATTTAATAATGGGCAGGAAAGTGTTCGAGCAGTGTTAATTAAAATTCAACTCGTAATATTTATTTCGATCATGTCGATTTTTATACAATATTTCTGAAAATTCATATTTCACACATTTTGAACAACTATTTCACAGAAGGGTTCTAAATGAGCTTCGTTATTACACACGAAAACGTCATGGACTGTCTTGTCATGGTCGCGAATGATGAAATCGAAATAAAAGATATCAGATTTTCGGATGATTTTGAAATTCATATCAAGATAAATGGCGAGCGATGGAATGGAAGTGTCAACTATTACGTCGCAAAATATATAGTTCAGCTTCAAAAAGATATTATAAAAATTCACAATAGCTTATTTCCTAGCGATAAAATGAGCATTAAAAGTCTTCGAAAAGTTGACAGGCAAATGCTTATTGATGTAAAAATACATGATGGATGCACAGAGATAAGGGCGAAATTAAGTCAAATTCTTGATGAAAGTATATCTAAAATTATTGATAAAGTAATGGAAAGGGTCACAGCAAAACAAATTTTAGCAGGTTTCATAACTGCTGCAGTATTATATGCAGGCAGCAATATCATAATTAATTGCACAAATCGTCATTACGACGCAAAAGAAACGATCGAGCGCCTCAAGTCCGAAGAAGTTGTGCAGCTTGAACAAATCAGGCTTGATAAAATCCGGGAAGTGAACGACGCGAACACACGGGAATTGCTGATAGGGCAGATAGGCGCCTCTCTCGAACTGGCCAGCAAGAATGCCGAGAGCTTCCGGTATTTACGCAATGCTCTTGACCCTGATGATACTATAACAGCGGCCCGGCATGGGAACACTGTCTCCGGCGACGATCTGAGGCTCTCTGGCAAGGACAGGCCCGAGCGAAGCGCTGTTTACGTCGACGGTTTTTACACTATAACCGGCATAGATATTAAATATAATCGGCTCACTTTTCTCGCAGAGAACGAACGTGCGATAAGCGCTTCAACGGAAATGCTCAGCGATCACGAGAAGTCCTCCATTCATGACATGCTCAAGAGCGGAGATATTGAAAAGGTATGCCCGACAATTGGGTTGCTCGTCACCGCCAAAACAAAGGGCGAAGACATTGAATCGTTGTCAGTTGTCGGACTTGCAGACACTCCACGACCAGGCCATGTTCCTTACTCTGAACTTGCCGGTGTGAAGAAGGTGGTTCAGAAGAAGTCTGCCGCATCTCTCCCCCTTTCGAAGTTGATGGGTGTTCCAGATTCATAGAAAACCCCTCGACTTGTGTCATTATCGACACGCCCGCACATGAGGAAAGAAAGAATAGAGGGAAAAAAGGGGGCACCCATCAAAAGGACCGAGGTCAAGAGAAATTACTCCCTCAGGCCAGAAAATCAGGTTTTCTCGCCTCGGACAAAACTACTTGATAATACTCCGAATTTCTTTGATTTATGCCTTTGTCTAAATATCAATTTTACGCTGTCGGCGTATTTCGCCGCACCAGTCACCCATCAAGATCAAGGCTGTCGGGGAAGCCCCACCGTCTTGCGACGGCCAGATATTCTTCGATTCCACGCCATGTCCTAAGTGTTATTACAGATCTCATGGTTGCAAACCAACCAGTTACTGGTTCATGCCCTGGAAGAATTTGCAGAACTTGACGCACACAACTGTCATCCGAAAAGCTGGAAGCGGTGGCTACCAATCAAAAAGCGGTGACCGGGTTCAGATCTTGAATCTTGAATTTTACCAAATACTCCCCACCTCCAGACCAGACCCGCTCACTCCAAAACAAAACAAGACAATGGATTTCAGTTTGCGCGCCGCAGTCCCTTTTTTCTTCGTGGAAATTTTCTGCTGACGAAAAATGTAAGATAAAGGTATGACGCGCAATATCGTCTTTGTCCGCGCTCTGTTCCCGCCGTCCCATTTTCCAAAGTTTTTCTTGCACCCCATGCCTCCTGTTCGACACGGGGCTTTCTTTTCCTCGCGTTTTCCCGAATGATGTACCTTTCGAGGAGGATGCATGGAGGTACGCAAAGTATACGTGGCACCGGACGGGGCGCGCATCGCCTACGGTCTGACCAGGGCCGGGGAGGCGCGGCGAACGCTGGTTCTGCTGCACGGCGTGGCCAGCAACATGACCCGGTGGTGGAGGTTTCTGGCCGAGACGCGCCTGGTCGATAGCTGGGACATCCTGCGCTTGGACCTGCGCGGGCACGGCGGCTCCGTGTGGCGGGGGAGGCTCGGCATGGGGGTGTGGTCCTCGGACCTGGCCGGGATTCTGCGTTCCGAGGGGGCCGGGCCGGCCGAGGTTGTCGGGCACTGCCTGGGCGCCAACCTGGCTCTGTGGTTCGCGCGGCTGGAACCAGCCCTCGTCTCCGGGCTGGTGCTCATCGAACCCATGTTCCGCGCCGCCATCACCGGCCGCATGAAACACATCCTGCACCTGCGCCCCATGCTGGCCGCCCTGACGCCGTCCCTCATGGCCCTGGCGTCCGCCGGCATTCACCGGAAAACCCTGCCGCCCCTGGATCTGGCAACCCTCGATCAGGCCGCCTACGCCTCCATGGCCGGCGGCTCCTTCCCCACGGATCGCTACGCCTCGCCCCTCCATGAGCTCCGAATCCTCCCCACCGTGGCCTACGTGCAGGACCTTCTGGCCGTGACGGGCCCGCTGCCTGATCTGTCGAAAATCACCACGCCGGCATTGTCCCTGCTGTCCAGCGGCGGCATGTTCGGCGACCCGGAGATCACCGTCAGATGCCTGGCCGAGCTTCCGGACTGCCGGGTTGAACATCTCGACTCCGTGCACTGGATTCCCACGGAGCAGCCCCGGGGCATGCGCGAGAGCATCGAGAGATGGTGCGGCAGGCACGGCTGAATAGAAAGAAACGGGGCGGGTATGCTTTGGACTGTTCTACCGCCAAGATCGCAGGACGCAATCGGGGTCATGAAAATGTCCGGGAAAGGGGGCCTGCCTTTGGCCTTCCTGTCGCCAAGACAGCAGGAAACACCGCAAAAGGTCAGCAGGTAATTTATACTGATGGAAATTGTACGATAAAGGTTTTGCGAGCAATCTCGTCTTTATCCGCGCCTTTCGGGTGGCGTCGGCTGCACGGTGTTGGACATCGGCTCACCGGCAATGCCCACGATTTCATCTCCAAGGGCATGCTGCCGGAAGCGATCGAGGCGGACAGTTGGCTGCTTGAACGGCTTTGCAGGCAAAGGCTAGAAATCCGCGGACCACTTGGCCGCTTCGTCGCCTTTCGGAGTGGCCAATGAGTTCGAAGATCGGCAGACACGGTTGCGCCCTTCGTCCTTGGCCCGGTACAACGCCTGATCCGCGCGGATCAGCACCTCTATCACGGAGGTGTCGGCGGGCAGCTTCTCCGCAACTCCGAAGCTCGCGGTGATGGAGAAGGATTTATTGGCGTTCTCCAGCCTCAGGCCCGCCAAACCCTTGCGCAGTTCCTCTGCCACCACGGCCGCTCCGTCCTGATCCGTGTCCGGCAGGAGCAAGAGGAACTCTTCCCCGCCGTAGCGGCAGAAGAGATCCGATTCGCGAAGCCTGGACATGATGAACTGGGCTGCGGAATTGAGGGTAATGTCCCCGGCGGTGTGCCCGTAAGTGTCGTTGATCATCTTGAAATGATCCAGGTCCATCATCACGCAGGAAAGGGGGGCGCCGCTTCGCTTCTCTCTTGCGAATTCCCGATGGGCGGCCGCTGTGAAGGCGCGGCGGTTCAAGGCTCCTGTGAGCATGTCCGTGCTTGCGGCCAGGGCCAGTTCCCGCCCCTGCCGGTTGAGCTTGAGCTGGCCGCGCACGAGGAGCACGCCCATGGTCGAGACGACGAACGCCATGGCAACCGACGCCCCGCCGTAGAGCAGAGCATGGCGGTACCAAGAGGTCAGGGCTGTATCCATGGGGATGGCGGCAAAGGCCTGCAGGGGAAAATGGCTGACCCGGGTTCTGCCCGCCACCATTTTCTGTCCCCGCATGTTTGAAACGTCGCCATATGTTTCGCTTTGTTCGCCGCTTTCCAAGTCCTTGTCTTGCGCGATCGCTGTAACGGTGTGGCCGATCAGTTCCTCCGCGCCGGGGGCAATGAGATTGATCAGACCGTCCAGGTTCGTGATCATGATGTTGGTGTCCTGCGGCATGTCGAGATCGTCGAAGATGCGCAGCAGGTGTTCCAGGGCGACCTTGATGGCCACGACATGTGTCAGCTCGCCCCGGTAGTCGCGCGCCCCCAGACTGATGTCGAAGCTCCATTCGTCGGACTGCCGCGGGTTGCGCTGCGGCGCACCCACGAACATCTCCTCGCCGCCGTTCTGGTGAGCCCGGATGTAGTCCGTGTCCAGGATGGCTGGCGGAACGTCCGGTCCGTTCCATGCCAGGACACGCCCTTGGGCGTCGGTAACCACCACGCCGTGGGCGTATGGTTCGCGTGCCCGGATGGTGTGGATGAGATTGTCCCATTGCTGTTTTTTTTCGCCAGGACGTACGTCGGAAAAAGTCTGAATGAGGGTGCCGATCTCTCTCAGGCGTCCTTCAAGATCGACCAGGACCATGCCGATTTCGGTGGCCACCAGGCTGGAGATGAAACGAGTGTTTTCGCGGGCCAGGGTGAGGGTCGTGTGGTAGTTGGTCACGGCCATGATGACGGACGAGACGATTACACCCAGCGTGAGACAACCTGCGGCCAGTAAGACCAGCACGGTCTGTCCCTTGGAGTCGTGGTTGTCGAGGTTTGCGTTCACGGAGAGCATCCTCCTCTGGGCGCTCGCGGAAATGGAGAAAGCATAGGCAACCGACAGGCCTATTTCGCGGCCTGCGCTATGATGGCCCGGCAAAATGCGGGCAGATCATCAGGCTTTCGCGCGGATATCTGATTCCGGTCCACGACAACTTCCTTGTCTACCCACGTAGCGCCGGCGTTTATCAGGTCATCCTTGATGCCGGGGGTGGACGTGCAGGTGAAGCCTTTCATGATCCCCGCGGAGATCGGAATCCATCCGCCGTGGCAGATGTGGGCGACTATTTTTCCGGCTTCGTGCATTTCGCGGGTGAGCTCCAGGACCTTTGGGTCGCGTCTGAGCTTGTCGGGGGCGAACCCGCCGGCAACGATCAGCAGGTCGAAGTCCCTGGCCTGTTGGTCCGCGATGGCGGCTGTGGATTTGAAGGGATACCCGTTTTTGCCTGTGTAGACGATTCCCGCCTCGGGCCCGGCCACGACCACTTCGGCGCCTTCTTCGATCAGGCGGTAATATGGGTAGAGAAGCTCCATGTCTTCAAAGATGTGATCCACAAACATCAGGACTTTCTGGCCTTTCAATTTCATCTTGAACTCCGGTTTGTTAACGGATGATGGGCTTGTAGGGGACAATTCAAATGTCCACATATGCCAATCTTGAGCCGTATGTCCATGTCGTGACTCGGGTTGAACCCCGCGACAAGAAAAGAGGGCACCCATGTATGGATTCGTTCCCTGTGTCAAAATGTTTTGAAGGGGGAAAAGGGGGGCGCGTTCGCCTTGGGCTTTTTTGCCGGCAAGAGACACTGTGTTTCACTGACGCGGCAGATCGCCGTTTTTCAACAGCCTGAGCCCCGGGCGGAGCGTCAGAAGGCAAGCAGTTCCTGACGCTCCTCGTCCCAGAGCTTGAGGCGGATGCACGCCAGGCTTTCCCTCAAGGTCAGGGGCTGTCTGGACTTCAGGGCGGGGAAGGCTTCGAAGCACTCCTTCAGGCGGTAATTCGGGATTCTGGGGCCCAGGTGGTGCACGTGGTGGTAGCCGATGTTGCCGGAAAACCAGCGCAGCACCGGCGGCAGGTCGTAGAAGGAACTGCCTTCCATGGCGGCGCGTACGGGGTCCCAGTCGTTCCTGCGCGCCCAGTAGACCCCTTCGAACTGATGCACCGCGCCCCTGTGCGGAAGAGGGAGGAGGTCTTGAATTTTGCGTAATTCATCAGTGAGTAAAATTTTTCGGGAAATGGATAAAAGTTTACGCTTAGTTGACAAAAGTTGACATGATTGGTATTTGCCCCGGTTATGAATAAGCGTCTCAATATCGAACTCATCAAGAAGGTCATGGATTCTCTGGGGCTCAACAACAGCCAGGTTTCCGAAAGGCTTGCCGTTTCCCGGACCATCGTGGGGGAGTGGCTGGCTGAGAAGAAGTTTCCAAGGCCTGATAAACTCGTGCGCCTTGGAATGTTGCTCAAACTACCGCATACCGATCTTGTCGTGGACGACGCACCTCTTGCGGCGGTAGTCAACTTTCGCAAGAAGTCACGCAGGGCCCTGACTGATACGCATTTTGCGGATGCCCTGAAAAAGGCGATGCTCCTTGATTTGATTGCCGACTACCTGCCGGAAGGTTCACTTGAGGTGCCGCCGGTCCTCAAGAATCCGTCAATGGAGTATGCATACATACAAAAGGCGGTGGCACTGGTCAGAGGTCTGGTTGGCAAGTCCTTGACGGATGTGATCAACTATTCCGATCTTGTCGAAATTATACATACGTACGACGTTGTTCCCGTGCCGGTTTTCTGGGGCGTGACTTCCTGCAGGGATAATGATGCCCATGGATTGCATATTGAATCACCGCGGAGCAAAAAAGAGTGGATATACATCAATCTTGACTCCTATCTTCTTGACTTCAAGTTTTGGGTCGCTCATGAAATAGGTCACATCATTACAAAATGCTCCTGTGATGAAGTTTTTTCCGAAAATTTCGCGGAACTTTTCGCCCAATCTTTTCTTTTTCCAGAAGAGATGGCTGCAAAAACATATACAAAACTTGTTGGACTCAATGCGAATCAGCTTGTCGTGGAAATGATTGCCCTCGCCGAAACTCTTTTTATCTCCCCGTATACGATATACAAATCCGTAAATTCATATGCAGTCGAAAACGGATTGGCTCAATTGGAAAAGCTGAACAGTTCGTATGTTGTGATTAAAAAATATGTAGAAAATAAGTCAACATTGATTGAAAAACTCCGAAATGATTCGGTGCATAGCTTCGCGCGAAAATACGACGAGTTTCTCTCTCCTGAAGAATATGTGTATTTGGCTGAGACTTATTTTAAAACGCCGATTTTTGATTCCCTGAAGAAATTTCTTGGTGAAACATCAAAGGGGGATGGATTTCTTCAATCTCTTTTTGACATTCAAGCAGTCGAAGCAAAAGAACTGCATTATTATCTGACCCACTGATATCAACATGGCGCAATCAAAGATTCTGGTTGATACGAATATATATTTGCGTTTCGCGCAGTCCATCCACCCGCTTCTTTTTCGTCCCTTTTGCCCTGACGAATTCACACTCTATATAACTCATTGCTTTCAAAGAGAATATGATAGGCAACCTCGGTTGAGGGAAAAGTTTTGCTGGGTGAATGAAGACATGTATTCCGAAAATAGATCTCAGCG containing:
- a CDS encoding transposase, with product GNRREAFETLDKPALLPLPCAPYVFAEWKQATVNIDYHVEVDGHYYSVPCSLIKKRIDVRITATTVECFHKGQRVAAHPRSMQKGRHTTVMEHMPKSHQEYAGWTPERLAQWALTLGPNVSALTEAIMGSRKHPVQGYRSCLGVIGLAKEHGSARLDAACERALHLGALSQKSLKSILKTGLDRLPLPLHNADQTSIPHDNVRGPEYYRKEASC
- the istB gene encoding IS21-like element helper ATPase IstB, with product MLSHPTSQTLNALGLGGMAKALEEQRAMQGIEELCFEERLALLIDREKLHRMNRRLTTRLKKAKLRHAACFEDIDLHSPRGLDKTLVMSLGSCSWVGKGYNVLITGATGVGKSFLACALAHKACLEGFDALYMRLPRLMEDLLIAKADGRYGKLMRSFAKTPLLVIDDWGLTPMTPATCRELLELLEDRHGRHSTIVTSQLPVAAWHEYLADATVADAILDRLVHNAYQLNLKGESMRKMKSIIDPN
- a CDS encoding LysR family transcriptional regulator; protein product: MKVFLKVAEVESFTKAAEALFLSQPAVSLQIQKLEQLFQTSLFIRAHSDRIRLTESGENLCQHAEALMRVQQTLIQDMEKYSAGHLRELHIGACCIAGEQLLPIGLSAFRDCYPQAKLTLSITKCEEVFNGLLAGNFDIGVTGLEPKRRFSRDLHKQKLMEVPLIWFESSKTSPPTEIINLKQLRKHRLILSEKGSGCRTGFEQFLANNKHKLQEFAHSGQTDQ
- a CDS encoding C-GCAxxG-C-C family protein, whose amino-acid sequence is MNAITSRRQFLRQSFKYGTAAAAGAAVAATGLQAIAPHKLFAATAQPHAWPWPYAKLDPEFCRKLGHDSYWSGKGCSYAGFHPIITALRAEVGEPYYSLPTELMIYGHGGGVGWGMLCGALNGAAAAISLVCDKKTADMLVNELFAWYSDTMLPTDLSNQYAVEKLYGINKCDQIIPPCKSGSPLCHVSSTNWCMKTGEQITCTDRKERCARLTGDSVAYAIQILNDNYDKKFKPLYAQSSVATSCNSCHGENGENVNVLSKMNCVQCHGDPHQGK
- a CDS encoding alpha/beta fold hydrolase, with amino-acid sequence MEVRKVYVAPDGARIAYGLTRAGEARRTLVLLHGVASNMTRWWRFLAETRLVDSWDILRLDLRGHGGSVWRGRLGMGVWSSDLAGILRSEGAGPAEVVGHCLGANLALWFARLEPALVSGLVLIEPMFRAAITGRMKHILHLRPMLAALTPSLMALASAGIHRKTLPPLDLATLDQAAYASMAGGSFPTDRYASPLHELRILPTVAYVQDLLAVTGPLPDLSKITTPALSLLSSGGMFGDPEITVRCLAELPDCRVEHLDSVHWIPTEQPRGMRESIERWCGRHG
- a CDS encoding sensor domain-containing diguanylate cyclase produces the protein MNANLDNHDSKGQTVLVLLAAGCLTLGVIVSSVIMAVTNYHTTLTLARENTRFISSLVATEIGMVLVDLEGRLREIGTLIQTFSDVRPGEKKQQWDNLIHTIRAREPYAHGVVVTDAQGRVLAWNGPDVPPAILDTDYIRAHQNGGEEMFVGAPQRNPRQSDEWSFDISLGARDYRGELTHVVAIKVALEHLLRIFDDLDMPQDTNIMITNLDGLINLIAPGAEELIGHTVTAIAQDKDLESGEQSETYGDVSNMRGQKMVAGRTRVSHFPLQAFAAIPMDTALTSWYRHALLYGGASVAMAFVVSTMGVLLVRGQLKLNRQGRELALAASTDMLTGALNRRAFTAAAHREFAREKRSGAPLSCVMMDLDHFKMINDTYGHTAGDITLNSAAQFIMSRLRESDLFCRYGGEEFLLLLPDTDQDGAAVVAEELRKGLAGLRLENANKSFSITASFGVAEKLPADTSVIEVLIRADQALYRAKDEGRNRVCRSSNSLATPKGDEAAKWSADF
- a CDS encoding type 1 glutamine amidotransferase domain-containing protein; translation: MKLKGQKVLMFVDHIFEDMELLYPYYRLIEEGAEVVVAGPEAGIVYTGKNGYPFKSTAAIADQQARDFDLLIVAGGFAPDKLRRDPKVLELTREMHEAGKIVAHICHGGWIPISAGIMKGFTCTSTPGIKDDLINAGATWVDKEVVVDRNQISARKPDDLPAFCRAIIAQAAK
- a CDS encoding fatty acid desaturase, whose amino-acid sequence is MHQFEGVYWARRNDWDPVRAAMEGSSFYDLPPVLRWFSGNIGYHHVHHLGPRIPNYRLKECFEAFPALKSRQPLTLRESLACIRLKLWDEERQELLAF
- a CDS encoding XRE family transcriptional regulator, whose product is MNKRLNIELIKKVMDSLGLNNSQVSERLAVSRTIVGEWLAEKKFPRPDKLVRLGMLLKLPHTDLVVDDAPLAAVVNFRKKSRRALTDTHFADALKKAMLLDLIADYLPEGSLEVPPVLKNPSMEYAYIQKAVALVRGLVGKSLTDVINYSDLVEIIHTYDVVPVPVFWGVTSCRDNDAHGLHIESPRSKKEWIYINLDSYLLDFKFWVAHEIGHIITKCSCDEVFSENFAELFAQSFLFPEEMAAKTYTKLVGLNANQLVVEMIALAETLFISPYTIYKSVNSYAVENGLAQLEKLNSSYVVIKKYVENKSTLIEKLRNDSVHSFARKYDEFLSPEEYVYLAETYFKTPIFDSLKKFLGETSKGDGFLQSLFDIQAVEAKELHYYLTH